Below is a window of Lodderomyces elongisporus chromosome 3, complete sequence DNA.
gtggtggtggtagtagtggtgatggtagtggtggtagtagtggtggtagtagtggtagtggtggtggtagtggtggtagtggtagtggtagtggtggtagtagtggtggtagtagtggtggtggtagtggtagtggtggtagtggtagtggtggtggtggtggtggtagtagtggtggtagtagtggtggtagtagtggtggtggtagtagtagtagtagtggtggtggtggtggtagtagtggtggtagtagtggtggtagcagtagtagtagcagtagcagtagcagtagcagtagcagtagcagtagtagtagtagtagtggtggtggtagcagtagcagtagcagtagtagtagtaatactATTCCaccacgagcaaacaatgattttggtGTAGCATAATTAAACCCCGAGAActgattccacaagcttttcttctgcaccatctgaaacaacttgcacagtgacttatacaactcaacctgtgattctatgatcccgctgtgccttgttgatactcctagtgcatatgcatcctccacatttttcgtcccccgtgcaagatcatacgacaaaggcgccattttgccgcaggatctgccaagttcagaataaatgtgtgagccggcagctacactagtgcaatgttgtggtaggctatgggaaacggtagcagaggtcggtgggctcccctgctttgggatcatggttgggtttgtgatatagtcatccgtgaagcagcaacagaggtaacatcagaaatagcatcAGGATCAGCATCAGGATCAATAAGGTGAATAGCAGCGTAATTAACAGTACTGTTTCTGGTCACAAGGTTTTTATTTCACATTCTTGAGTTGAGGATGAATATgtagaaaagaacaagctCGGCTCACTTTAGAATGACTCTGCAGTTGAGGATTTCAGATCGCACCAGAATGAAATTCTCAATTCTCCGTTAGGTAGAAGAGTATGCACCTCTCAAACATTGACTTGATATAACAAAGTCCTTCGATTTTCCTAAACATTATCTTGGCTCCACtatgaaaataataaagtcACGAAATACGCgggcacttttttttagtcGCGCTTGTGATTTCGCGTCACATCCAATTTTTCCTACTCGATCCTCCCTATACCAATTGCCAATATGAAATCGAACACTTGGAAGATCCTCATCTTTATAGGTAGCGTTAATTAGCCATTTAAAGTTATATATTTTCCTAGCAGCTAAAAACGAGAAATCGCCCCTAACATGAACGCCCGGCCATTGAGTCCAAGCATCGATTTCTTGGAAAGCGAGACacttttcaagtttctcCTTATTAAGGCAGTGCTTAGTTTGAGTAAAGTACTCGCGATTTGGCTGCATTTCGTATCTCACCTGCAAGTCTATTCCATACTCAAGGTTTGGCGTAGCGATGTAGTATTTTACCTTGTTCCTAAACTTCATTTCGAGTAATTGAAGCACTGGACAGAGAAGGGAGTTTCTAAGGTCCATATCAAGCAACTCCGGGAGAGCTGAGATCACCTTAtcaaattcttcttttgtaacCTGCAGTATGAGGACCCTCTTATCAAGTGAGATGTAGTCGCCTTCAGCATGTTCCTTAATTCCGAGATTAATGCTATTCACGAAATCGATGTCTGTAAAGTGAACTGCAGTTCGGATCTCTTGGCACAGTCTACCGCAGTATGAATCGACGGTAGCCTTGAACTTGCGAAATTTAAACAAATTGGTGTCGTCTGTGTTCTTTGTCGTCCTTGTGTTTTTTGTGTAATCTTCGTCTTTgtgttttctctttaatTGGTGTACAGGGTTGCGCCAGTTAAAATGGTTGGGGTTGCCacgattgttgttgttgttgttgttgttgttgttgatgttgttgatgttgttgatgttgttgttgttgatgttgttgatgttgttgatgttgttgatgttgttgttgttgttgttgttgttgttgatgttgttgatgttgttgttgatgttgttgatgttgttgatgttgttgatgttgttgttgttgttgttgggaTGGCACGCATGAATGCCGGCAGCCATCCCTTTAGCCAAAAGAATACTTTCAGCTAACTTtgtcttctcttcttttttcttaaacCATGACAATTGTCTAAACAGCGGAAACTGTTTTTTTGCCAGTCTTTTTACTTCTACGTCTTCAGCACCTACATCTACCTCACATAAGGTATCCGACCCTGTAGCTGCTGAAGGAACCGACACAGGTGAGTCTGATGACTCCCCTGGAAGTAAAAACCGAACCTTACGTTCGGCTGgttttttcccctttgaCTTAGGGGAGGTTTTGAAAAGCTTGTTAAAAAATTGCATTGTTGAATTCTAAATTGCAGTCTTCCtcgattattgatgataaaatcTGGTTAAGGTTATCGAGTAAGGCTTGGTTGTGTGTTTAATtctggtaaaagaaagaagaaaaagaagaagaagaagaagaagaaaagggtaaaaaaggtttgaggtcacaagggttttgtttgtggatatttatacttcaccgggtagccctccagtcacgccttgtggttggggattaacaagtaaattgtgttatgccatatacattgtggttgcaaaacacgcgaggaagtgaggggaacagaagggcgtgtgcaattgtatgcgctaccaaacgcgtcataacaaaaaaaccaagtgggtgctgccaaatggggtgctgccaatagtgtgtggctgtatcAGATAGCGGACGACCAGAGTGGataaattgtatgtttggatgcatgttggctcaacacaatctacaaccttatacatcctgcaatgacagcgattgcgcgaaatgtacagaacgttcaatttgagaaataatttgtaggctgAATGTCGCATAGCACAGTCACGAGTGACAAGTgacaagtgtacgactgctgagcatcAATTTGAGCTAgtagctcaccgataccagcggtttgagttcgtgacttgataggctatattccaattaagtgtaattgtcaattttTGTACCTAaaaaggtctcaatgctcataagttaagagagtgaattgtctcatacaaagtcactagtaaggagaatcgtgagagtatacactccACACGTacacctagtgatttgtgttcaatgtagttgaccgtataaaatctatattttatcgatgtttctatataatagtgataagtttACTTTACCACCTCTCTTTCCTAATTATATTAACTCTTCTCGTctgaagtttcaagtttcccatgtcgtgcaatattttccaaatattcacttaaTGGAAACTagggcacagagcgtccagTGTGTATCGTACGGCGACAGTTTCTTTTCGTCTTTTTATATTAGTattatttttgcaacacaaTTGATGTCTTCAAAACAATTCTGGTTGCCAAACTTGTTTATAGTGTTTGgcagcaacaataacaacaacaacaacaacaacaacataattttttccaaatatgACGGTTCCATTCTATGATATGGCTGCTTCTGGCTCGTACTTTTATCCTTTTAAAGTATGATTTACCtgctgttattgttattgtttttggttACAACAACGACCTGTCTGATCTTTTCGTTACCATTCTTTGTACCATAAAGCATAAACATacaatatgaaaaaaaaattttttaaaaaaataaaatagaaagttgatgatggtaaagaaaaaataataccAGTTGTGCTAACAAACAATGTATTAGGGTGTCATTTATTTCTGGTTGCATCCAACTATTTGGCCGTTCTACTTGACAATCTTGATTCCGCAGCTCATATTTATGCTTGTCATCTACTCAATCATGTTTGTAATCGTTTATCCCCTAGAATCTGTCATCTACACGTTATTGATGGGACTACTAGGCGTAGTTGCCGCGTGGTTTTCCTTGTATCTGCAAGCTGATGTTATTTCGAAATTCTTGGTCACCATCATGTTGTTGCCCTACATCCAGAAAGTCGCATATGACGCTGTCTTGAGCAGAGAATGCTATCATGTCTACTCAAGGTTTCATGCAAGTAGAAGCaaggaaaagcaaaaccTCCGCTATAACCAAAAGCTTCGTAAATACTTTCACGAGTTACCAGATATATCAATTTTTCCATACACCGTTACTAGACTAgtattccttttcttcataAACTTGATCCCGGTGATTGGTCCGTTAATtgtattcttcttcaaagcGAGCTCAAAAGGATTGCAAGCGCACAATCGTTATTTCAAATTAAAAGGGTACACGCGTAAAGAGATTAGGGCAAACCACAAGCAAAATAAGGCTGTTTATACGGCATTCGGTGTAACTGCACTTCTCTTGGAAATGATTCCCGTAATAAACATCTTTTTCATGTTCACCAATACTATCGGAGCGGCATTGTGGGTCgttgatttggaaaaagcAAACAGTATACCACTGTCATTAGACATTTCGCATGAGGCTGATTCCCATAGTCTTGTGCAAAACAAACCACTAGCCCTCAATAATCCACATACGTTTAGCACAGAAGCTTTAATAGATTTGCAAACAGAATCGCCCTTGCACACTGGTTCTCAATTGCAAGCAAAATGTGCATAAcgtagaaaaaaaaaaacaagcacATTGCATTTCGCAACAGCTCATCcaggtaaaagaaaagttaaTTTCGAaactaaagaaaagataagaAATGGaacgaaaagaaatggaaacaaaaatttatctttttaaaaaatagaagTATCAAGAAGTTTTGTATTgatcattttcattttgcctcttttcattttttcccttccttctttttttattccagCAAACATCTTCAAAAAATTCCAAATTTCCTCTCACTTTAAATATTGCTTTTACTTCGAATTCCTATTCCAAttccaattccaatttcaatttttggtCCTAATTTTTGAGGCTTGTCcgtttttacttttttttttttactctatAGTTTGTCtaatataaataaacatTGTCGACGCATCCAAACCCGGCTGCAACACCTCCTTCGTTGCTCGTCTCAAACTTGGACCGCAATAACCAGCCAGCATTCTTGTTGGTTTTAATCTCTCCGGTTTCTTCATTGAACACTGTGGTACCGAATATACCTAGCTCCGATATGATATCTTCGTGGTATATATCATTGTTTCTAATGatcttgttcttgtaaGTTTGCGGGTTAATCAACTTCATCAAGATGTAGGCGCCCcactcttctttcttcaatttgtttaaaAATTTAGGTATTTCAGACTTATAAATGTTGTTACCACCGCCTTCTCGCTGCGGCTTTAAAACGTAATTCTGCGGCTCCTCAAATGCCAATTTCTTGGCTAAAGAAGCACCTTCTTCtgaatcatcatcatcgagTGGGAGGATGTCCACAAAAGTCGAAAGCAATAACTCAAGCTCAGAGCTAGATATACTTGGTAATAGTTTGTTGATAACTTTCTTGTCTGTCAACAATTGTTGTACTTTCTTTGAACCGGATAATTGTGTCAAGATTGAAGGGCACTTGATGGCCCTAgacttttccaaaatcaaCCGTCCTTGCCATGTCTTTTCAGAATTAACGTCATAGTCACCAGGACCATACCCTGACCTATAATACACAACAGATATCTCATCCATTGTCTCCTTCACATACAATTTGCCATCCCCGCTCACCGTGATTTCGGATTCAATATCCTCCAATGTCACCCTATACGACCGAATTTTGTGcctttgaaaaagagaatactCCACCAATTTCTGGTCAAAACTATTGCGTTCATTTGGCTGCACAACAACCAAGACTATGGTACCAGTGCtgtttttctcttcattGTAGTAGTAATTTCCATCTGCTAATCCGTCAGCAATTTCGTCCACTGAAGGAGAAGCTTTTATCTCGTCGTCTTCGTAGTATTTGTAGTTGTACTTGTTATCATAGAGTCCTGTAGCATTCAAGAATTGATGAAGCTCtccaatttttgttgaCAATCCACCAAATGAGACACTCACTGTGTTGAACTCGATCTGCTTAATCTTGTCAAGCGTTGCATCCACCATATAGTCGGACCTGAAAATACCCAACGATAATGGTTGTAATACACCATCGGCTATCAGTTCTTGGTAGATCTTGAACAATCTGCCAGTGAATTCGGGATCGAAGCGTGCCAAGTCAGTAAGAATCTCGACAAGCCACTTTGTTTCCTTTGCAACCACGTTTATATAGAGCTCATTGAATATTTTTTGTACTGCAACTGCATCGTCAAAGCAATGTCTAGGGATTGGTGTGGGGAATAGCGTAATTGGAGCCACATTTACTTGAAAAGAGTCAAAGTTGGGAGGATACATCACCAAGCCATTGGAGAGAGACCATTGCTGGAGACTGGCCTTCAATTGCTCTTCCTGGATCTTGTTAAGCTCGGGAAACTGTTTTGGGGCCATTGATGTTGGATGTTGGATGTTGGATGTGGGATGTGGGATGTGGGGTGTAAGATGTGGGATGTGAGATGTTCGGTTAGTTTGGTGTGCTGACGTTGGAGAGCACGAATGGCGCAATTATGAGAGACTAAAACTGAGCCAGTGAATTAGATAATCTATCACGACTCACAAACTCATGCGGCCTTAATCGTATGCGCGCGCTTAGTAATCATCATGCGCGCACGCGcaaattgattgatttttcatcatttgaGGTCGAGCCAATTTATTCACGAGAGTaaatgcttttttttttttcctttttaatAACTGgctaaacaacaaaagtcCATGGCCTATTAGGTTGGATTGATCAAAGAATTTGGtgaagtttttttttttgctcttttttttttatcattcTTTTCCCTCTCCCCTTTCCAGTGCTTATTGTATATTAAGGTGTATTCAGAAGAGCTATTCTTTGAAGTCATGATTCTGCAAGCTAAAGTCAACACTACAGTTTATCAGCTATTTGTTTCGATGT
It encodes the following:
- the GSH2 gene encoding Glutathione synthetase, producing MAPKQFPELNKIQEEQLKASLQQWSLSNGLVMYPPNFDSFQVNVAPITLFPTPIPRHCFDDAVAVQKIFNELYINVVAKETKWLVEILTDLARFDPEFTGRLFKIYQESIADGVLQPLSLGIFRSDYMVDATLDKIKQIEFNTVSVSFGGLSTKIGELHQFLNATGLYDNKYNYKYYEDDEIKASPSVDEIADGLADGNYYYNEEKNSTGTIVLVVVQPNERNSFDQKLVEYSLFQRHKIRSYRVTLEDIESEITVSGDGKLYVKETMDEISVVYYRSGYGPGDYDVNSEKTWQGRLILEKSRAIKCPSILTQLSGSKKVQQLLTDKKVINKLLPSISSSELELLLSTFVDILPLDDDDSEEGASLAKKLAFEEPQNYVLKPQREGGGNNIYKSEIPKFLNKLKKEEWGAYILMKLINPQTYKNKIIRNNDIYHEDIISELGIFGTTVFNEETGEIKTNKNAGWLLRSKFETSNEGGVAAGFGCVDNVYLY